The following proteins come from a genomic window of Rutidosis leptorrhynchoides isolate AG116_Rl617_1_P2 chromosome 10, CSIRO_AGI_Rlap_v1, whole genome shotgun sequence:
- the LOC139870626 gene encoding uncharacterized protein produces MERHADSVDSMERYAGNIDRMERNMIDFDSRLGTMEAMRLADLQMIMQTRRTFTDAQVDEMISQRVNKAFAAAEARRVQANASQAGGSSGNNVPQRCTYKEFSNCKPQTFTGIEGPVGLMRWFERLKSVFQISNCANTDRVKFATCTLQDGALTWWNNYAQPAGMDASYAMPWEEFKQAMISEYCPKNEIQKLEMELGNLKIQGNDITEYTKRFLELALLCPELVTTEAKKIERYVWGLSKEIQGNVTSSKPETLQSAIRMAHNLMDQITHHENPEAITDTKTQGGNRKWNENQGNSSHQKKLDTTKFENANAKKNYNGKKPYCNRCYKHHYGACTIVCDRCKKVGHMSKDCTVNLAQPTGNKPKTCYGCGQVGHMKNYGADRSFISKDFSTIINVPPTTLDTKYIIELANGKTLKVDKIFQGCALTLADKLFEVDLMPIELGSFDVIIGMDWLS; encoded by the exons ATGGAGCGACATGCAGATAGTGTTGATAGTATGGAGCGATATGCGGGTAATATTGATAGGATGGAGCGTAACATGATTGATTTTGATTCGAGGTTGGGTACTATGGAGGCAATGCGTTTAGCAGACTTGCAAAT GATAATGCAAACACGAAGGACTTTTACTGACGCTCAAGTTGACGAGATGATTAGTCAAAGGGTTAATAAAGCTTTTGCCGCTGCTGAGGCACGGAGAGTGCAAGCTAATGCGAGTCAAGCGGGAGGTTCAAGTGGAAATAATGTTCCACAAAGATGTACCTACAAGGAGTTCTCCAACTGCAAACCTCAAACTTTCACTGGaatagaaggaccggttggtttgatGAGGTGGTTTGAGAGGCTCAAGTCAGTCTTTCAAATAAGCAACTGTGCAAATACGGATAGAGTAAAGTTTGCTACTTGTACTCTTCAAGATGGTGccctgacatggtggaacaattatgctcagCCTGCAGGAATGGACGCGTCGTATGCAatgccatgggaagaattcaaacaaGCAATGATCAGTGAGTATTGTCCAAAAAATGAAATTCAGAAATTAGAAATGGAATTGGGGAATTTGAAAATTCAGGGGAATGACATTACGGAATATACAAAACGATTCCTAGAACTTGCCCTATTGTGTCCGGAGTTAGTTACTACTGAAGCAAAGAAGATCGAAAGGTATGTGTGGGGACTTTCGAAAGAAATCCAAGGTAATGTAACGTCATCCAAACCAGAAACACTCCAAAGTGCTATTCGAATGGCACACAACCTAATGGATCAGATTACACATCATGAAAACCCGGAAGCAATAACAGATACAAAAACTCAAGGCGGTAATCGTAAGTGGAACGAGAACCAAGGAAATAGTTCTCACCAAAAGAAACTAGATACCACCAAGTTTGAGAATGCTAATGCCAAGAAGAATTATAATGGCAAGAAACCTTATTGCAATCGATGTTATAAGCATCATTATGGAGCTTGTACTATTGTTTGTGATAGGTGCAAAAAGGTGGGGCATATGTCCAAAGATTGTACAGTCAATCTCGCACAGCCAACTGGAAACAAACCTaaaacttgttatggatgtggacaaGTGGGACACATGAAGAATTA tggtgctgatagaagttttatttcTAAGGACTTTAGTACCATAATTAACGTACCTCCAACTACTTTAGATACTAAGTATATCATAGAATTGGCTAATGGCAAAACTTTGAAAGTAGATAAGATCTTTCAAGGTTGTGCTCTAACGTTAGCTGATAAACTATTTGAAGTCGATCTTATGCCTATtgagttaggtagttttgatgttattatcggtatggattggttatctTAG
- the LOC139870627 gene encoding uncharacterized protein codes for MRWFERFESVFRISNCANTDRVKFATCTLQDGALTWWNNYAQPAGMDASYAMPWEEFKQAMISKYCQRNEIQKLEMELGNLKIQGNDITEYTKRFLELALLCPELVTTEAKKIERYVWGLSKEIQGNVTSSKPETLQSAIQMAHNLMDQITHHENSEATTDTKTQGGKRKWNENQGNSSHQKKQDTTKFENANAKKNYNGKKPYCNRCYKHHYGACTIVCDRCKKVGHMSKDCTVNLAQPTGNKPKTCYGCGQVGHMKNQSPNAKKDGNAKGRAFNISAKGARENPDLATGTFLLNNYIAYVLFDSGADRSFISKDFSTVINLPPTALDTKYIIELANGKTLKVDKIFQGCALMLADKLFEVDLMPVELGSFDVIIGMDWLSKNHANIACMEKSIRIPLANGETLVVQGEKSGAKLNIISCMKARKYLRKGCQAILAHVKAMESEKKRLEDVPVVKDFPGVFPEDLPGLPPHRQVEFQIDLISGAAPVARPPYRLAPSELQELSNQLQELLDKGFIRPSSYPWGSQGIHVDPAKIEAIGNWEVLKTPTQVRQFLGLAGYYRRFIQYFSKIARPLTTLTHKGKKFEWLKEQESAFQQLKHKLTTAPILSLLEGNEDFVVYCDASCQGLGCVLM; via the exons ATGAGGTGGTTTGAGAGGTTCGAGTCAGTCTTTCGAATAAGCAACTGTGCAAATACGGATAGAGTAAAGTTTGCTACTTGTACTCTTCAAGATGGTGccctgacatggtggaacaattatgctcagCCTGCAGGAATGGACGCGTCATATGCAatgccatgggaagaattcaaacaaGCAATGATCAGTAAGTATTGTCAAAGAAACGAAATTCAGAAACTAGAAATGGAATTGGGGAATTTGAAAATTCAGGGGAATGACATTACGGAATATACAAAACGATTCCTAGAACTTGCCCTATTGTGTCCGGAGTTAGTTACTACTGAAGCAAAGAAGATCGAAAGGTATGTGTGGGGACTTTCGAAAGAAATCCAAGGTAATGTAACGTCATCCAAACCAGAAACACTCCAAAGTGCTATTCAAATGGCACACAACCTAATGGATCAGATTACTCATCATGAAAACTCGGAAGCAACAACAGATACAAAAACTCAAGGCGGTAAGCGTAAGTGGAACGAGAACCAAGGAAATAGTTCTCACCAGAAGAAACAAGATACCACCAAGTTTGAGAATGCTAATGCCAAGAAGAATTATAATGGCAAGAAACCTTATTGCAATCGATGTTATAAGCATCATTATGGAGCTTGTACTATTGTTTGTGATAGGTGCAAAAAGGTGGGGCATATGTCCAAAGATTGTACAGTCAATCTCGCACAGCCAACTGGAAACAAACCTaaaacttgttatggatgtggacaaGTGGGACACATGAAGAATCAGTCTCCGAATGCCAAGAAGGATGGAAATGCAAAAGGTAGAGCATTTAATATCTCGGCAAAAGGAGCTCGTGAAAATCCTGATTTAGCCACAGGTACATTTCTTCTAAACAACTACATTGCTTATgtactatttgatagtggtgctgatagaagttttatttcTAAGGACTTTAGTACCGTAATTAACTTACCTCCAACTGCTTTAGATACTAAGTATATCATAGAATTGGCTAATGGCAAAACTTTGAAAGTAGATAAGATCTTTCAAGGTTGTGCTCTAATGTTAGCTGATAAACTATTTGAAGTCGATCTTATGCCTGTtgagttaggtagttttgatgttattattggtatggattggttatctaaGAACCATGCGAACATTGCTTGCATGGAGAAATCCATTCGTATTCCTCTCGCGAATGGTGAAACTTTGGTAGTTCAAGGAGAAAAGAGTGGCGCGAAACTCAACATCATTTCTTGCATGAAGGCTCGAAAATATTTAAGAAAAGGATGTCAAGCCATCCTCGCGCACGTAAAGGCGATGGAGTCAGAGAAGAAGCGACTTGAGGATGTACCGGTAGTAAAGGATTTTCCTGGAGTTTTTCCTGAAGATTTACCTGGTCTTCCTCCACATaggcaagttgaatttcaaattgacttAATTTCGGGAGCTGCACCTGTTGCTCGACCACCGTATCGATTAGCACCTTCAGAATTGCAAGAGTTGtcgaaccaattacaagaactattggataagggatttattcgacctAGTTCATATCCCTGGGG TAGCCAAGGTATTCATGTTGATCCGGCTAAGATCGAGGCTATTGGCAACTGGGAAGTTCTTAAGACTCCAACTCAAGTGagacaatttttaggtcttgctggatattaccgaaggtttatccaaTATTTTTCAAAGATTGCGCGACCTTTAActacactgactcacaaaggaaagaagtttgaATGGTTAAAGGAACAAGAGTCTGCATTTCAACAATTGAAGCATAAACTAACTACTGCACCCATATTATCTTTACTCGAGGGAaatgaagattttgtggtttattgtgacgcCTCGTGTCAAGGACTTGGATGTGTTTTGATGTAG